From the Papaver somniferum cultivar HN1 chromosome 2, ASM357369v1, whole genome shotgun sequence genome, the window GAATTGCCGCAAGTTTGGGTAGAATTTCTGCAGATTGATAAGATGAAATCTTTTCTGATTTTTTCCAAAGATATGGAAAGAAAGATAAACTTGTTTCCTTCTTTTGTTTTGGCTAGTTTTAGGAAAGAATGGAATTATGGAAGAttcaattgaagatattctcgggTATATCGAAATAATGACCAGGCACTTGGGTCGGGCAGATAGAACGGGTAATGGGTCAAGTAGTTTGGGCGGGCAGATAGAACGGGTAATGGGTCAAGTAGTTTGggcgggcaccaggccgggtagaAAAAATTTGGAGAAAGCCTGAGCCGCCCGTTCACACTAACCAGGCCGGGTCGGGTAGCCCgcaacgggccataacaggctttgggcaatTTCAGGTACAGGCGGGCTTGGGCGGGTACGGGCAGGCTGAGTTTTTTCGGGTAATATTTACACCCCTAGAGGTATGTAAaacttgttttctctatcatacaAAGATTCACCCACCTTGAATTAAATTAAAATTGACTAAATAAGGATTGTTTGgttattacaaaattatttgagataagggattTTTAATATTAATTATGGATgatccgtttttgtcctattaagtgacgcccctctaatagaATGTGAGGCCCAAATAATAAGTTAATAACCTTCATGTAAAAACCGGTGGAAAAAAGGTAACGTAGCCGTCCGAAATGAATTTGTGGGTCCAGGCACCAACACTGTAAGGAGAAACGAAAAATCTTTCCAAGAGCGAAACACGTGTACATTTCTTCCAACGCGTACGTTATCATGACAGTCACGTAAATATCGGTACAGCACATGTCTTAAATGGTGGTATTCTTTGTAATAATGTAACTCAAATAATGGCATTTATTAACAAAACCTATCTTTTTAACTGGTAATTTCGTCATTTTCGTACTTCATTACggccattctttttcttttttatattagTACCTGAAATTTATTTTAGCTCAAAATTCCAGACCATTTTCAATAATCCAGATATTCATCCTCCTCCTTTAACGACAAAAATGCTTTGCTTAAAACGGAAATTCCAGGTTTAGGGAAAAAATCTGATTCAAGCTCCTGTAATGGCGATGGCGATGGTACTCTTTCTCTCATCTCTTTTGCTTTTTCTCGCTGTATACTCCTTACTGCAGTAATTTTGAAGTAATCTTTactcattttggttaaggaattCTTCAATTTTCGACTCTGAAGTGTATTCTGAATGATTTTATGATCAGATGATTCATAGATAGATTGCATGTACTGATTGAGTTATGATTTGATTAATAAGGAGGAAATTCAAGCTCATTttgattttgtgtttgttttttggCTTTAATTTTCTTATTGAATGAAGTTGAGATTCATTGTTTGTGTTTCTTTTGTTTAATCTGTTCTTCAAGTAGTCATCATCGATCTCTATTtcgatttttattttcatttttttctttcgaattttgatCCTGTAGCGGATAgagttgttgttcttgttttggTTGATTCCTTGTTTAATTGACAGCGTAATACCTAGATCGCTTTCTGATTTGCAGTGTTTGAGGTTTTGATTTGTTGGATTGGTTGATTTTCTTCGTAGGTTGAGTTCATTAAAGTCTAATTCCAAGTCAATTGCATGTTGTGTAAGTTCTTCCTTACTTGGTTTTGGAAGGCTCTATTGCAGATAAATTACACAGTTACTTCATCCGGAAATTATAGTTTAATAAGCTCTGAGTTAGTATCAAAGTTGTTTTAGAAAATGCTTCGTTACAAGTTTATTGCTGTTAATTTGGTACTGAGTTGTTTGTGACTCAAATTTGTATGCAGTTTATGTACTTGGGCTTGGCGTCTCGTTTTTAAATTTGGATGCAGTGAAAGTGATTATAATGAAATAAATCTGAAATTTAAAGGTCCCTTATGTTATCACTGAGTGTTTTTGTTATACTTTACAGGGGTGAAGAGATTGGTAGTACCTATGGGCTCGTAACTGACTCACCAGTCATTCGTTCTAAGCTGCATTAGGTTACAGCATCTCATTTCCTGGAGTAATGGATTATGCAGTTAAGTTTCAGAAGCTATTCCATGTTGAAGCCATGAAGTTGTTGCTGGTGATGGGAATAATTACATCTATTTTAGTGATTCAGTCATCATTGACACGTCCTTATGGAAATATCTTGTCATCCCTTTATACTTCTGGTAATGTTCTTACACCAGGAATGACCAGCCTCTCAGTTGAGGATGTTTCTCGTCGATCAGATTTGGTTGGTGTCTACTCCAGTGGGAATGCTCCTGTGACTCCTGTCTTGCCTGATTCATCTGTAGCTCCTGAATTTGTAACAAGTTCAGATGCTTCATCTGTGGAAAAAGAAATTACTCATGGAGATGAAAAAATCAAGAATGTGCTGTCAAATGAGAAAGGTGGGGACCAAgatcatgattttgattttgacgcAGAAAGAGATTCAGAGAGATGGTTTTCACCATCGCCTTCACCTTCACCTTCCCCATCAGAAGGTATAGATCCTGATGAGAATTCAACTTCAGAGACTAATAAAGAACAAGTCGAATCTGGAAAATTATCTAAGAGAGACAATGATTTGCATATTAAGGAAATATCAAGCAAATACGCAGTTCCTCTTATACCTCCAGTTATGTTACCACCACAACTTTCTCGAACTACGATAAGTGCAGTGATATTGGGTTCAGACTCAGGCACTTCCGTCCTATCTCCAGTGGGTATTCACGCAACTGAACCGTCTTTGAAGGATGGAGAATCCGAGTTTTCGTTGCAGGATGGTCCAACTACTCAGATCAATAATGTAACCATGGATAAGAATACCGGAACTCAAACTAAAAGCAAAATCATCTCTGGAAGTTCAGTAACCTCAATATTTGAAATGAACAATTTACTAGTACAAAGTCATTCTGCCTCTCGGTCGATGGTATTTATTGTAACcttttgtcttttaatttgactATGTGGACTGATCTGTGTTTATCATATATTCtaagttttatttcttgtttatTGAATTGAAGAAACCACGAAGGTCTTCTCCTCGCGACAAAGAACTATTATCTGCAAGGTCACAGATCGAGAATGCTCCGTTTATAAAGAGTGACAGAGAACTTCATGCTCCTCTTTTTCGAAATATTTCCACGTTTAAAAGGTAATTGATCTGTATTCTGCTGTATTACtgttaactttttttttaaattttacttTTCGCTTTCACGCCATTGAAAAGTCACAGTATCTTTTAACTTGATTAGAATGTTCTGCGACATTTCTATGTGAATTTCGTTCTCGTGATTTGCGTAATTTAGGGTAGAAGAGAGATCAGTACTTCTTCATTCTTCCGCTAATCATTGTAAATCTCCTTGGTACACGCGAATTGGACTCTACTCTTTTCTGCTAAACCTTCGTATCTTTGTTTCTCTTAGTTCCTTGCTAATAGCCTGTCACACATTTTCCTTCTGTGTTTATACATGGGTTATTTTTTACAGTAAAACTTGCAGATGTTAATTGCGCAGTAGCTGTTGGTTGTTTAAAAGTGGGCAGAGTGTGAAGCATTTAGATATGAAACACCCTTCAATGTATTTCGGTTTCCATAAAGATGTTTATCTGAAGGGAAGAAATGTGTGTCAAACCTTGCCATGATTTATGGATGCGAAAGAATTCAGGAACCGTTTTAGTGTTGTAGCTTAGCTTTCTCATTATGACTGTCCAGTATGGTACATGAGGCACTTTCAAATTTCAGCTCTTTCGTAGTTCACATAGCGGCCTTATAATAAAAATGATGTTCACATGAAATTTTGAGTTGTTAGTAGGAATAATGCACAAAGTAGTGCATCTAACTTTCAACTGTTCCCATTCGCAGAAGTTATGAACTAATGGAACGAATGCTCAAAGTTTACGTCTACAAGGAAGGAACTAAACCCATCTTCCATACGCCACCCCTCAAGGGAATTTATGCTTCTGAAGGGTGGTTCATGAAACAGCTGGAGAGAAACAGAAGATTTGTTGTCAAGGACCCTAGAAAAGCTCACTTGTTCTACTTACCATTTAGTACAAGAGCTCTACAGCAGACAATGTATGTGCCTAACTCACACAGCCATAGGAACCTGATCGAATATTTGAAGAACTATTTGGATACCATAGTAGCAAGACATCCTTTCTGGAATAGAACTGGTGGAGCAGATCATTTTCTTGCTGCTTGCCATGATTGGGTatgcttcttctcttcttcaatttttAATCTCTTAGTTTTGATAACCGAAGGTTTGCCCCATCTCGTTGTCTTTGGATGTGGTTGGAAGACACTTTTCACAAATGATAGTTCATATCACACGGAAATGAATTCCATATTGAAAGTCTGAGAATGAGGTATCTAATTTAGTATTAACCCTGGCTTTGTGTATACCTTGTTTCCTAAACATTGATTACCTGGATTGATAACCAGACACCACCGTTTCTGTTTATGTTATAATGTATAATTTTCAAGtataatttttgttttcaaatttacAATAGCTGCACTTTTCTTGTGCAGGCTCCAGCAGAAACAAATGAGTATATGAGCACTTGTATTAGAGCTCTCTGCAATGCTGATGTCAGTGTAGGCTTCAAGATAGGGAAAGATGCTTCTCTTCCAGAGACATACGTTCATAGTGCAAGTAATCCTCTAAGATATTTAGGAGGTGAGCCTCCATCGAAGAGAAAAATTCTTGCTTTCTTCGCTGGTGGTATGCATGGATACCTCCGCCCAATACTACTAAAGCACTGGGAAAACAAAGACCCAGACATGCAAATTTATGGTCCCATGGGTggtggaaagaagaaaaaaatgaactACATTCAATCTATGAAGAGCAGTAAATACTGCATTTGTGCCAGGGGTTATGAAGTCAACAGTCCAAGGGTTGTCGAATCGATCTTCTTCGAATGCGTTCCGGTGATTATTTCCGACAATTTTGTCCCTCCATTTTTTGAAGTATTAAATTGGGAAGCTTTTGCTGTGTTTGTACCAGAGAAAGATGTACCAAATTTGAAGGACATTCTTCTTTCAATACCCGAAGAGAAGTATTTAGCCATGCAGACGAATGTGAAGAAGGTACAACAACATTTTCTTTGGCATACAAGTCCTTTGAAGTATGATGTTTTTCATATGATTCTTCACTCAATTTGGTATAACAGAGTTTTCCAGATATTGAATGACAATTAGGAAAGTATTAGGTAGGTGTTTTTGACTGGAAAGTACCTGAAAGGTTCACTTGAGTTGTGAACCCTATAAAGAGTTAGAGATAGTTCAAATTAGGGCATACAGAAGTGGTGTGTACTAGATGCTATGCCACTATAGTCTGTCAGAGTATGTAGGGCAGAAGGTTTAGAATGCAGAGAGTTGGTGAGTGTACAGGGTAATAATTTAATTTTGCCTGTAAATGTTTCTAGTGGACAGTTGCATAAATGCAGAGTTAGCAAGTAGCAACTCTTATCCcatcttgtttttttcttttggtagaAGATTAATTTATTCGTACTAGTAGTAAAAAACTTTAACAGTTCTGTCCAGCCAAATCGACAACTTATATTACTGCTAGAATTGTACGATCCTTCCCCAATAGGTCACGGATGCGCGAAGCTGGAAGCCTTAGGGATAGGGAagcttttgtctttctattataGTAGAAAAAAATAAGACGACGTGAGTGTACGAAGATGAAATCTGTCTCTGCAAGAGCTTCAATAGAAGAAGCTGAACATACATGAGCGTAAGGTATTGAGACGGTATTGAGACCTTCTCTTCCGTCCATTTGATCTTGTTACCTTTAGATAGGCGATGACATGTGTAAAGAAGAAGTTTCCTGATCTGATGTACTCTTCAGTATAGCTATTTTCCCATCGACTTCCATCAGCATTGACTGAACATGTCGTAAAGAATTCACGAACTCTTGAACTAGAGATGAAAGAATTAGAATATATTCGAAGGTTTCGTCCTCAACATGAAACACGAGTATACAAGGACATCGCCTGTTATACTGCATATGCCAATGTATCTGACCATTCAAATAAGTTGGACCATCCACAATGGTAAACCTCTCTCCCAACTAGAATGCAGATGGGAGTTCATCACCCTCCAATCTTCTCCAATTATGTTCACCACCAGCAATCCATGCACTATCCCGAACAGTCAAGACCTCCACAACCAGAACGCCATGAGTTTCGGCTTCGGTTTCAGGAGCAAACCTCTTCTTCGCATCACTTGATATGCAAACGACTTTATGATTCCCGCTTTCTGGAGCATATCCTAAAGCGATGGACTCAACTTGGCGCCTAGGTTTTCCTCTACATAAATCCCCGGTGATGGTAGTTTCAATCCAGCGTGAACTTACACCAGTAGTAGGTTTATACAACAGAAATGCATTCTCGGTGGTAATACATACCATTCTCCCCACTGCTTGTCTTGGTAATTGATATGGACCAGGGCGCTGCAATGGTAATCTCTGAAGTTTAGTTAACCCCTTTTCAGGCGAAGCAGTTGCGAATTCAATAATTCCTTCTACTGGCTTGGTAAAATCAGCTGTTTGATCAGGTTCTATTGGCTTGATGGACAATAATGATCTCTGATGACAATTTTCCAATCCTTCACCACGCAGGATATCTCTTAAGCATGTCCATCCTTGTTGTAAAAGTATCTGCTGCTCCTCTTCAATTTTTTTCATCCAAAACTGATATATGGTTTTGAGAGAATCGATCAACATATCGTTTGAGTCActcatcttctcttcttctgcacCTTCCATTTGAAGGTTTTGCAGCAGTTTCAAACCAGTTTGTACAACCTGTTCAAAGTTTTGCATCTTCCACTCTTTTGTTGTTTTGGTTATATTTGTTGGAACCAAAGTTTTAATAGTTGTTGTTTTATCTTTTCCTTTGGATACAAGAACACGAATCGCCGGGAGTGCTTGAGGTTTCAGATATACTTTTTTAATGATTGCTCTTGCCGCCATCTCTTTCTCTCTGACTCTGCTGCTAACAGAAGATCCCCAACCTCCCAATCAAAGATCAGAAGCTAACAGAAGAAGCACAACCTCCTAACCTCTCTCTCAATCGCTAaccaaaaaaaaaccctaatagaACTTTCGATTTCTAGAAGTCAGCTTGGATATAAAATTTTAAAACGATTTATAGAAGCAAAAGAGTTcatttttgcttctgacttctgttCCAAATTTCTGCTTATGTATCCAAACGCATAATAAGAAGTTGCTTTTTTACTTCGAAGTTAGAAAAATCAGAAATCAGTTTGACGATAATTTTTCAGAACGATTTCTACAAGCAGAAAAATCATCTTTTTGTAAAGCAAAACAGTATCGCTAcggagaagcagaaatcaaaagCAGATTTGTATTCCAGCGCCCGCTATAAGTCTCCTGACCCGTGTTTCTCAGTCTTCACCAGACCAAGTatccatcttttgacttttgaggTATGCTTTGACAATTTTAATCAACTGAAATAGACCGGCAAGTGGCAACATACTGGGCGAGTGCGCACAAAAATCTAGAGAACCGACAAAACTACTACCGCTGTCGTATATGGATATTAGCAAAAGCAATTAAGGAAAAGCTAAGTTAAAGCTTAACTAATCAATAAAATAAGCCAAAGAAAAATCTCACTTAAGAGTACTAGAAAACATTCCCGAATTAAGTCGCTGTTAATAATAGTAAATCCAACTTGATATAATAATGATGGAGAGTAAATGATAGGTAGAGTAGATAGATTCTGTACTTATCactcctgcaaaaaaaaaaaatccaaaagcaTTTCATCtctaaaatttgtagaagaaaaaTGAGATCCGAGCAGCTAGTACTTCATTTACAGGTACTcctcttttctctttctctttaaaAAGCCATTACTGAAGAGAGTCACTGATGATCATCAAAACCAGAATTgtctcttttccttttttttttttttttcacttggaAATCTTGATTTCTTGAATACTTACTCTAATTTGTATTCTTAGCTTAAAAGAATGCTAGGGTGTTTTTTAGTTCACGAAATCTATTGAAATTCTGAGGATTTGAAACTATGAATGTTCCTAAAAAATGGTGAATTACTTAAATTCCTGATACAGGGCCATAGTACATAGATGTTAACACAGAATTTTGCATGACCCATTGCTTGAAATCGTAATTGATTTTGTGGGTTTGTTGTAATTTTCAGGTTGAGTGAGAGAAATGCTCTGATTAAAAATCAATCCAATTGAATATAATTTGCTGGGTATAGACTTTGTTTACCATGAAGTTTGCTGCTGCACACCAGCATCAAAAACCATGTCTAGGAACAAACAAATTTAGGATTTTGGTCTTGGGAATGGTAGCAATTGTCTTTATATTTCTTCAGACTTTAATCATTCCGTCCGAAAATATACCGGGCACTACAATGTCAATACATGAAAGAACTAGCATTTTGGTTGGGGATGATTTCTCCTCTATGAATGATTCAGACTTGATATATTCGCCTAAGCTTCAAATCGAGGATTTTGATATTAACTTGGCGGAATTTGAGCTcggaggagaagaaacaataaatGACAAAGATGTGACTAATGTGTTTATGAGGAAAATGGATGGAAGCAATGGTGTTAATGATTTGTCATTCAAGGAAGTCTTGGTAAGGGATAAGGAGTCTGTTATGGATCAAGATGTGGTTAGACGAGATAACAAAGAACAGTTTAAAGGTGATTTATTGGAACGGAACAATCAAGTTGTTGACATTGAACATAATGTGACACTGCAAAGAGGTTCTGTTGCTTCTACAAAAAGTTCTTCGATATTAAATTCACCTATAGTTAAGAAGATGAGGTGTGATATGCCACCGAAGACAGTAATGACAATGGAGGAAATGAACCGTTTGTTGCTCAGGAAACGTGCTTCTCAACCTAAAATGGTAAGGATCTCCTGAAATATGAATTTGTTTCGTAGAGAATTTAGTTTCAATTTTCTCACTCAAATTCCTTACGATTGCTGTGTGTGTATAGAAACCAGAGTGGTCATCAAGACGTGACCATGAACTTGTATCTGCAAGGTCACAGATAAAAAATGCTCCTATAGTTGGGAATGATCGAGACCTTTATGCTCCTCTGTTTCGGAATGTTTCCATGTTTAAAAGGTAATCCAACCGAAATGACTTGGAAGTCTAAATAAATTTATCTTGATATGCATGTTCAAATAAATCTCGCAATACCATACTTAGAATTAGTTGGCTAATGAACAGTTGTGATTGTCTTCATTAGTTTATGATTGCCCTAATATATCGTGGTAAAAGCTCAATATTTCACCGATACCGTAGGTTCTATTCAACTTCCTCAGTCAGTATTTTGTTGCCTGTTCATGAGGTCGGTGTTTCGGATTCCTAGGTCCTGTACTTGGTTTGGATTCCAGAGGCTTCATTATGAGTATTTATGCTTGTTGGTGTTGTGCTTGTCTGGTGATTCTTAAACTTCGCGGTGATAATGGTTGCAGGAGCTATGAACTAATGCAACAGATACTCAAAGTCTACATTTACAAAGAAGGAAAACCACCCATTTTCCATGTTCCAATTCTGAAAGGGCTTTATGCCTCTGAAGGATGGTTCATGAAA encodes:
- the LOC113349163 gene encoding probable glycosyltransferase At5g25310 — encoded protein: MDYAVKFQKLFHVEAMKLLLVMGIITSILVIQSSLTRPYGNILSSLYTSGNVLTPGMTSLSVEDVSRRSDLVGVYSSGNAPVTPVLPDSSVAPEFVTSSDASSVEKEITHGDEKIKNVLSNEKGGDQDHDFDFDAERDSERWFSPSPSPSPSPSEGIDPDENSTSETNKEQVESGKLSKRDNDLHIKEISSKYAVPLIPPVMLPPQLSRTTISAVILGSDSGTSVLSPVGIHATEPSLKDGESEFSLQDGPTTQINNVTMDKNTGTQTKSKIISGSSVTSIFEMNNLLVQSHSASRSMKPRRSSPRDKELLSARSQIENAPFIKSDRELHAPLFRNISTFKRSYELMERMLKVYVYKEGTKPIFHTPPLKGIYASEGWFMKQLERNRRFVVKDPRKAHLFYLPFSTRALQQTMYVPNSHSHRNLIEYLKNYLDTIVARHPFWNRTGGADHFLAACHDWAPAETNEYMSTCIRALCNADVSVGFKIGKDASLPETYVHSASNPLRYLGGEPPSKRKILAFFAGGMHGYLRPILLKHWENKDPDMQIYGPMGGGKKKKMNYIQSMKSSKYCICARGYEVNSPRVVESIFFECVPVIISDNFVPPFFEVLNWEAFAVFVPEKDVPNLKDILLSIPEEKYLAMQTNVKKVQQHFLWHTSPLKYDVFHMILHSIWYNRVFQILNDN